One Leopardus geoffroyi isolate Oge1 chromosome E1, O.geoffroyi_Oge1_pat1.0, whole genome shotgun sequence genomic window, TCTTTATTCTCCCATGGGTAAGGCTGAAGTCTGGACTGAGCCATTTTCCAAGAGGTACAGCTTATCTGAACAGGAAGGTAGTGTAATGGGAACAACAGGGAAGCCTGACTGCAAATCCTGCCTGGCTCCACCGCCTGACCagttctgtgatcttgggcaagaccCTTCACTTGTCTGAGGCTGTCCCTTGTCTATAATGAGAATAATCCACATCCTTCCACTTGGTTTGTAGGATGAATTGGACAAAAGTGTAATGGAAGGTACCTGACAGATAAGAGGTACCCAATGATTGCCAGCCAACATTTGGATTTTCTCCCTGTGGAATGGATGCCAGAACACTTCCTGGGATGGGCCACTCACTTCCCCTGGAAGCCGCCCGCTCCATCTTCTAACACTTGTGACCGCTAGTCACTTCTGTTGATCTGGAAACTAGCCGGCTGTGGCTTTCACTCCCTGTCCCACGTCCAGCCTTTGAGACCAGGCAACAACCCCCTCCTTTGATTCCCCAATCAAAACAGCCTGTTTTCTTCAAATTGTGATCTTTGAGCCCTCTCACCATTCTGGCCACCCAACCAAACACCCTACACACTTGGACTGTCGATAAAGACAGGAGTCTGGGTCTAGAACTTCCTGGCCACAGGTGAGGAAGTCCAAACATTGATTAAGAGATTTGATGGTtgaggcactgggtggctcagtgggttatgtgtttgacttcagctcaggtcatgatctcagtttgtgagatcaagacccacatcaggctccaggctgacagtgtggagactgcttgggattctctttctctccccctctctctgctctactCCTacacttgcacgtgctctcttgctctcactttcgctctcactctctctcagtataagtaagctttaaaaaaaaaaaaaggttccatgGTTAAGAGTTTAAGACTGTGGCACAGGGCAGACCTTGGTTCTGCTACTTGGgtaggttacttaacctcttcaaGGTCATATTCATCTTCTATAAAAGGGGAAATGGTTCTAGTACCTTCCTCCTGGGCTTGTTGAAAGGAATACACTCAATAATGTATGGAGAGTGTGCGGCACAACATCTGAAGCCAGCTGAGCCCTCTGGAGATTCTTTGGGGGACAGTAAAGGGGCACGTTTTGCAAATGAGTCTCCTGACCTCCACAGTTCTAAACCCACCCCTCTGCTCCCACAGAGCTGGGCATATACCTGGTCTCAGTCAGTGCTTGGTTGCCAACTGCCTAGCCTGAGGTGGACAGGAGACCAGAGGCAAGATGTGAACAGATCGGCACGTGAAGTCCCTGCCAGCGGTGGCCACCAGGGGGCACCCCAGCCCCAGAGGTGGCCTCACCCAGGCAGACACACCTACTCCTCATCCAAAGAAATCTGTTCCTTGGCCTGAGGTGAGGTAAATTGGGACAGAAAGTGACAGCCTTAGGTGTGGTCGGTCAGGCCCCAAGTCCTGTGGGAAACCCTCAAACCTGAGGCAGAGGCCTAGACTAACTGTGAGTCTGACTCTGCTatccatgaccttgggcaaggcacttTCCTCTCTGGCGCCAGTTCACTGGGGTCAGAACAGACTCCAAGACTTGCCTGGTTATAGGATTTGAGGCTGGGGCAGCTTCTTCTTTCTCCCAGCCTTTCTCCAGCTCAGGGCAACACACACTCTGACTGGCAGTGAACCTGGCCTGGGAAGCCATGTGTCACAGACGCCCCCAATTCCAAAGCGCTGGTGGACACCATTGGAAGGAGGCGTAgtgcgggaggaggaggaagggcagggtcAGGTGAACCAAGAGACTCAGAGCCTCAAGGGTCTTGCTTCATTTGGGACAGACATCCGGTTTCCTCTGGTTTCTGCCAGGATTCCGGGGGCTTAAAGGAATGAGTCATGGAGGGGGATTGGGGGGTTCCCAGCTAACCAGTTTGCGACAGGAGCCTGGGATGATGCCCATCAAAGTGTGGGGTGGAGATGGGAGGCAAGACCCCAATGTCCCTATCTCAGGCCCCTGGCCCATCAGGAGGGGATTCAGGAAGGCAGCCTCCTGGGAGTTTGGGGGGTAAAACTAGCTTCTTCCCTCCCAGAATTTGGGGCCTAGGGAGCAGGTGGCTTGAGAATCCCAAGGGAGAGTGCCAGGGGACTGCTCCAGCAgatccaggggagggagggagggaggggctgcccaGAGGCTGGCCTCTTCCCCAGTCAGTCTGACCAGCCTCCATCCTCCAGGGCTTTATTCAGTGGCTAGGCCTTTGTTCAGAGGTTCTGATCAAACACCCTGGGGCAATTCGGGCCTGGGTGGGGCtaaggggaggaagggagtttGAAGGGGACTGGACGTCATAGAAGGATCAGAGATTCCACAATTTCACAAAACTTTCGCAAACAGCTTTTTGTCCCAGCCCCCCTGCATTGTCCTGAACGCCAAATTTGCATAAAGTTATTACTAAGCCTTAGTCGTAGCACCAGGTAATTTCCTTCCAGGCCTCCATGGGCTTATGTATAAAGGCCCTCTGGAGCTGATCCCtgccagagcccagagcctgcagacCCACCCAGACCTCCTGCTAAGCCTGCTGCCCAGAGCCCCATGAAGCTGACCGGTGAGTGTCCCAGccccagggagggaggatggagtaGTAGAGGGGCTGGGGGAACCTGGGCCCTGGAAAGGGACCCCGGCGGGAGTGGACAGCATGTCTCCTGAACCCCTATCTGCCCTCAGTCCTGCAGCTGCTGCTGTGGCACAGCGCACTCTGGATGGTGCAAGAAGCCACCCCCTTGGGCCCTACCAGCTCCCTGCCCCAGAGCTTCCTGCTCAAGTGCTTAGAACAAGTGAGGAAGGTCCAGGCTGATGGCACAGCGCTGCAGGAGAGGCTGGTGAGAGGCCAGGAGGAGACAAAGATGCTGGAGAGGGGTGGTGGAGGAAAGAAGACCCAGAGGGCTgcatggagggaggaaggggcaagacctgagggaggggacaggaatACTAGGAAGACATCATCAGGGAGGGACATGGGAGAGGAGAGACCCAGGGGGAACGGGGAGAAAATTAGGGAGAGGTGGAGCCACGGAAGGCTGGCCAGGAACTGGGGGGAGAGAACGTCACGGGGACGGTGCTCTCAGTGCTCTCGGAGCGGCTGCCTGGGATCACAGTGGAGGGCAGAATGGGGCTGAGCAGCCTGGCAGgaccaggagggaggggaagatcTTGGAGAAACGGGGAGGACTTGGACTCGGGAAGCAGAAGCAGCCCAGCCCCATCAAGACCCCCTCACTCAGCATCCTTCCTGTCCCCAGTGCGCCGCCCACAAGCTGTGCCACCCTGAGGAGCTGGTGCTGCTTGGGCACGCTCTGGGCatcccccaggctcccctgagcAGCTGCTCCAGCCAGGCCCTGCAGCTGGTGAGTTTCTGGACGGGAGGAGGGCgatgaggggagggaaggatggtCTGGAAGTCTCCCTGGATCTCCAGGCTCCAATCTGGGGCCCCGAAAGGAGCATCCCGGGCAGCAACCTCTGACGCCCTACTCTGTCCCGCAGACGGGCTGCCTGCGTCAACTCCACAGTGGCCTCTTCCTCTACCAGGGCCTCCTGCAGGCCCTGGCAGGGATATCCCCCGAGTTAGCCCCCACCCTGGACATGCTGCAGCTGGACATCACCGACTTTGCTATCAACATCTGGCAGCAGGTGAGAGCCTCGCTGGGAATGGCAAGTGTTCGGGGCCTGGACTGAGCTGGTCCCCAAAGACTGGGCTGAAAGCTTGGGTATCCCACTTCTTTAGGAACGGGATGGGAGCACTCCCAGGCATATGTGTAAGGAGCTTCCACTTCATCCCAGGCTCCCCTCGCTGCTGGCTCTTCCCCACTCTCTAGATGAGCGCGGGAGACAGATCACCGGACCTTgaaacagacctgggttcaaggcCTGGCCCCACCATTAACCGTGTGATCTTCCACAGCCCATCAGCCTTTTGTGTTTCCTCATTTAATAATGTGCTTGCAGCAGGGCCTGCCTGGTTGCTGATCTCATCTTTTCCCCCCCACAGATGGAAGACGTGGGGATGGCCCCTGCAGTGCCGCCCACCCAGGGCACCATGCCAACCTTCACCTCGGCCTTCCAGCGCAGGGCAGGAGGCACCCTGGTTGCCTCCAACCTGCAGAGCTTCCTGGAGGTGGCATACCGTGCTCTGCGCCACTTCACCAAGCCCTGAGCAAAACCCTCCCCCACGAGTGTATTTacctttatttaatatttatgcttatttaaaCCTAATATTTAAAGAcaagaaagagcagaaaggagCCCTGGACTCTTGGGTCCTTCCTGCCACCTCTGAGTTTCATTCTCCTGCTTGTAGCAGGGAGAAAATCTGTCCCCGGGACTGGGAGGCGGATAGGTAAATACCACGTATTGATTTCTATGACTGCTCCCTGGCCTGGCTCTGTGGTGGGCACTGGGGAAGAACCCCAGTGAACCCCTTAGCCCAAGGGTACCCACCTTGAGGCCCTCGGAAGCATCAGGAAGTCTCCCAAGTGGGAGACAAGACAACcctgtttaatatttaaacagcAGTGTTCCCCTACCGGGTCCTCCCTCGCTCTGGCCTCACCAAAGTGGCTGGCACATGCCAGGTGGGCTAGGCCTTGCTTCTCACGTCCCCTTCCCTACACAGTAAAGCCCGCAGAGGCAGCCAGAGCCGGAAAGCTTGACCCTGGGGTCCCACGAATTTGCTGGGGAATCTAGTTTTCAAGATGTTTTGGAGAATATTTTGACTTCCAGTATGGGGAGCCCAGGCATGGCTGACATTTCTCATCTTTCTGGATGCCTCGTAGCAACAATGACAGGCTCCTAATGCCTGCCCCACCCTCACCAAGGTCAGGATTCTGACTCCTCAAGGGCCGGGCAGAGAGTCACTTACCGGCCTCGCTGGAGGGGGACTGGGAGTGCGGGGCCTGTGTGATGGAGTGAGAGGAACGTTCAACTCTtcaccctccacctctgcccccactTTCTCACTGTAGCCAAACTGTGATaataaagtgttttgtttgtctCCAGTAAAcgttcttcctctttcttgagtCCAGCTGGTGCCCAGCCAGGgattgggtgggggagggctgagTGGGGGGTGaggccagagggagggaaagagggggtgCAGGGAGGAAGAGGGCCGTCCTCTAGCTCATCAGCATTCACGCCTTTAGCATGGATTTCTCTTGTACCTGCTCTGTGCAGGCACTGAGCTAAGTGCTAGGGACACAGCAGTGGGCAAGGCACGTATGGTCCCTGGCCTCAAGGAGCCACAGCCTAGTGGGAA contains:
- the CSF3 gene encoding granulocyte colony-stimulating factor — translated: MKLTVLQLLLWHSALWMVQEATPLGPTSSLPQSFLLKCLEQVRKVQADGTALQERLCAAHKLCHPEELVLLGHALGIPQAPLSSCSSQALQLTGCLRQLHSGLFLYQGLLQALAGISPELAPTLDMLQLDITDFAINIWQQMEDVGMAPAVPPTQGTMPTFTSAFQRRAGGTLVASNLQSFLEVAYRALRHFTKP